The Cyanobacteria bacterium GSL.Bin1 DNA window TGGTTACTTTCTGCTCTAAATGATTAAAGATCTTTAAATTTATTGCCTCCAGAGAAGATCAATCGCCTCTCACCCCTGGCTGCATCCGGTCAACTTCCTCAGCGTTAGGATTGAGCGCTAAGGCTTGTTGAAAGTAAATTTTGGCAGTTTGCAGATCTCCAGCTTGTTGCCGACTCTGACCCAATTGATGATTTAATTGGGCATAATGAGTTTGTTGCTCGGGCGAGAGCTGACCTTGGGCAGAGAGGGCATTGCCTAAATTGACCTCCGCTTCCACGCAG harbors:
- a CDS encoding tetratricopeptide repeat protein, producing the protein CVEAEVNLGNALSAQGQLSPEQQTHYAQLNHQLGQSRQQAGDLQTAKIYFQQALALNPNAEEVDRMQPGVRGD